In a single window of the Bos taurus isolate L1 Dominette 01449 registration number 42190680 breed Hereford chromosome 23, ARS-UCD2.0, whole genome shotgun sequence genome:
- the BOLA gene encoding MHC class I heavy chain isoform 1 precursor (isoform 1 precursor is encoded by transcript variant 1) gives MRVMRPRTLLLLLSGVLVLTETLAGSHSLRYFYTGVSRPGLGEPRFIAVGYVDDTQFVRFDSDAADPRTEPRVPWMEQEGPEYWDRETRNLKDAAQTFRVNLNTLLGYYNQSEAGSHTLQWMYGCDVEPDGRFLRGYRQDAYDGRDYIALNQDLRSWTAADTAAQITKRKWEAAGEAERRRNYLEGRCVEWLRRYLENGKDTLLRADPPKAHVTRHPSSDREVTLRCWALGFYPEEISLTWQHNGEDQTQDMELVETRPSGDGTFQKWAALVVPSGEEQRYTCRVQHEGLREPLTLRWEPPQTSFLTMGIIVGLVVLVVAVVAGAVIWRKKHSGEKGRIYTQAASSDSAQGSDVSLTVPKV, from the exons ATGCGAGTTATGAGGCCGCGAaccctcctcctgctgctctcgGGGGTCCTGGTCCTGACCGAGACCCTGGCGG gctcccACTCCCTGAGGTATTTCTACACCGGCGTGTCCCGGCCCGGCCTCGGGGAGCCCCGCTTCATCGCCGTCGGCTATGTGGACGACACGCAGTTCGTGCGGTTCGACAGCGACGCCGCGGATCCGAGGACTGAGCCGCGGGTGCCGTGGATGGAGCAGGAGGGGCCGGAGTATTGGGATCGGGAGACGCGAAACTTAAAGGACGCCGCACAGACTTTCCGAGTGAACCTGAACACCCTGCTCGGCTACTACAACCAGAGCGAGGCCG GGTCTCACACCCTCCAGTGGATGTACGGCTGCGACGTGGAGCCGGACGGGCGTTTCCTCCGCGGGTACAGGCAGGACGCCTACGACGGCAGAGATTACATCGCCCTGAACCAGGACCTGCGCTCCTGGACCGCGGCGGACACGGCGGCTCAGATCACCAAGCGCAAGTGGGAGGCGGCAGGTGAGGCGGAGAGACGCAGGAACTACCTGGAGGGCCGGTGCGTGGAGTGGCTCCGCAGATACCTGGAGAACGGGAAGGACACGCTGCTGCGCGCAG ACCCTCCAAAGGCACATGTGACCCGACACCCCAGCTCTGACCGTGAGGTCACCCTGAGGTGCTGGGCCCTGGGCTTCTACCCTGAGGAGATCTCACTGACCTGGCAGCACAATGGAGAGGACCAGACCCAGGACATGGAGCTTGTGGAGACCAGGCCTTCAGGGGATGGAACCTTCCAGAAGTGGGCAGCCCTGGTGGTGCCTTCTGGAGAGGAGCAGAGATACACGTGCCGTGTGCAGCATGAGGGGCTTCGGGAGCCCCTCACCCTGAGATGGG AACCTCCTCAGACCTCCTTCCTCACCATGGGCATCATTGTTGGCCTGGTTGTCCTCGTAGTAGCTGTGGTGGCTGGAGCTGTGATCTGGAGGAAGAAGCACTCAg GTGAAAAAGGACGGATCTACACCCAGGCTGCAA GCAGTGACAGTGCCCAGGGCTCTGATGTATCTCTCACGGTTCCTAAAG TTTGA
- the BOLA gene encoding MHC class I heavy chain isoform X1, with protein MRVMRPRTLLLLLSGVLVLTETLAGSHSLRYFYTGVSRPGLGEPRFIAVGYVDDTQFVRFDSDAADPRTEPRVPWMEQEGPEYWDRETRNLKDAAQTFRVNLNTLLGYYNQSEAGSHTLQWMYGCDVEPDGRFLRGYRQDAYDGRDYIALNQDLRSWTAADTAAQITKRKWEAAGEAERRRNYLEGRCVEWLRRYLENGKDTLLRADPPKAHVTRHPSSDREVTLRCWALGFYPEEISLTWQHNGEDQTQDMELVETRPSGDGTFQKWAALVVPSGEEQRYTCRVQHEGLREPLTLRWEPPQTSFLTMGIIVGLVVLVVAVVAGAVIWRKKHSGEKGRIYTQAAI; from the exons ATGCGAGTTATGAGGCCGCGAaccctcctcctgctgctctcgGGGGTCCTGGTCCTGACCGAGACCCTGGCGG gctcccACTCCCTGAGGTATTTCTACACCGGCGTGTCCCGGCCCGGCCTCGGGGAGCCCCGCTTCATCGCCGTCGGCTATGTGGACGACACGCAGTTCGTGCGGTTCGACAGCGACGCCGCGGATCCGAGGACTGAGCCGCGGGTGCCGTGGATGGAGCAGGAGGGGCCGGAGTATTGGGATCGGGAGACGCGAAACTTAAAGGACGCCGCACAGACTTTCCGAGTGAACCTGAACACCCTGCTCGGCTACTACAACCAGAGCGAGGCCG GGTCTCACACCCTCCAGTGGATGTACGGCTGCGACGTGGAGCCGGACGGGCGTTTCCTCCGCGGGTACAGGCAGGACGCCTACGACGGCAGAGATTACATCGCCCTGAACCAGGACCTGCGCTCCTGGACCGCGGCGGACACGGCGGCTCAGATCACCAAGCGCAAGTGGGAGGCGGCAGGTGAGGCGGAGAGACGCAGGAACTACCTGGAGGGCCGGTGCGTGGAGTGGCTCCGCAGATACCTGGAGAACGGGAAGGACACGCTGCTGCGCGCAG ACCCTCCAAAGGCACATGTGACCCGACACCCCAGCTCTGACCGTGAGGTCACCCTGAGGTGCTGGGCCCTGGGCTTCTACCCTGAGGAGATCTCACTGACCTGGCAGCACAATGGAGAGGACCAGACCCAGGACATGGAGCTTGTGGAGACCAGGCCTTCAGGGGATGGAACCTTCCAGAAGTGGGCAGCCCTGGTGGTGCCTTCTGGAGAGGAGCAGAGATACACGTGCCGTGTGCAGCATGAGGGGCTTCGGGAGCCCCTCACCCTGAGATGGG AACCTCCTCAGACCTCCTTCCTCACCATGGGCATCATTGTTGGCCTGGTTGTCCTCGTAGTAGCTGTGGTGGCTGGAGCTGTGATCTGGAGGAAGAAGCACTCAg GTGAAAAAGGACGGATCTACACCCAGGCTGCAA TTTGA